The genomic DNA TTGGCGGGGGGTACGATCGTAACGAGATGGATTCCTTCGGGTACGGCGACGAAATCGCGCAGGTTGTAGAAATCGATGGAGCCGTCTTCTTTGATGCTGTAGCGTTCGACAATTTCGTCGGGCCGCCGATGCCAAAGAATCTCGCCGTTGGCGCCGTCTAGAGGAAGCTTGCCCCGAGCGATGAGAACATCTTTGACGGGTTGTTCCTTCTCGTTCGCCGAAAAAAGCGCAGTGCGGATAGCGTCGTCGTCCAATCCGGCGCATATCCCTTCCTTGACAAGAAGGGCGCGGACTTCCCGGTAAGAAAGCATATGCCCTTGTCCCGACGCCGGTTCGATGGAGAGATAGGCTTCCATCTCGTCATCGGAAATACGGATCGTACAGACGGCGTCGCGATCAGCCTGCCGGACCGTCACCACCCCATTTTCGAAGATGGCGAAGCCGGGAATGGCGGCGTAATATTCCCCCTGATCGTTAGCGACGACATTCTCCCCGGCGCGGATTTCCATCGCTTCGGCGGGCGGCGGGAGAATCTCTTCGCCGAAGACGTTGATTCCAGGAACTCCGGGATTGGCGGGATGGACGAGAAGGAGAAGATCGTTCTTTCGCGCAAAAACGGCGCTGTTGGAACTTGCTTCCGCTTCGTCTCCAATCCAATAACCGATTTTGGGAGGAAGGATTGGCAAAAAATCCCGGCCGGCGGCGATAGCGACCTCGACTTCCGATTGGGGATTGTCGCGAATGAGGGCGCAGGCTTTTTGAATGTTTTTTTCCAACAGGCCGTACACGACGCCCGCGCCGACGATTAAGGCCGCGATCTCGCTGGCTTTCAGGGCGGGCGGCGGCTCGCCGGAGGGGGGAAAATAATGGAGAACCGCTTTGGTATTGCTGGCGTTCAATTGGAGGCGGAAACAAGGAGACAGGACGATATCCCGCCCTTTCTCTTCCGAGGGAGAGTTAGTTTGCAATTCGTCGATGGAGGCGGCGAAGTCCAATTCCTGGATGTTCTCGTCGATCGAATTCAACAATTCTTCGAGCCGGTCAAACCGCTGTTGAGAAGAAGAATCGGCTTTTTCCATCGGCGCTCGTTTCTTACTATTGGGATGGAATAGCGTTCATACGCATCCATCCGGTTCGTTTTCATTCAATTATTTTATCCTTTTTGTGGAATAAGAGAAGCAATGATCTAAGGGGGGTTTTGTTTTCACTTTTCCGACGACAGGATTACTTTTGATCCTATATTCAATGGAGATCATCGATACTTGTTCATTGAGCGAGTGAAATTCGGACTATTTCCTTCATTACTACCATAAAGGTAATTAAAAAAACCATCTGGAGATAT from Candidatus Omnitrophota bacterium includes the following:
- a CDS encoding FapA family protein, whose product is MEKADSSSQQRFDRLEELLNSIDENIQELDFAASIDELQTNSPSEEKGRDIVLSPCFRLQLNASNTKAVLHYFPPSGEPPPALKASEIAALIVGAGVVYGLLEKNIQKACALIRDNPQSEVEVAIAAGRDFLPILPPKIGYWIGDEAEASSNSAVFARKNDLLLLVHPANPGVPGINVFGEEILPPPAEAMEIRAGENVVANDQGEYYAAIPGFAIFENGVVTVRQADRDAVCTIRISDDEMEAYLSIEPASGQGHMLSYREVRALLVKEGICAGLDDDAIRTALFSANEKEQPVKDVLIARGKLPLDGANGEILWHRRPDEIVERYSIKEDGSIDFYNLRDFVAVPEGIHLVTIVPPAKGRDGYTVKGEKLESAWGRKIEIRAGENIVKKENDCEWFAGCAGRYFYENNLLDVLPVLLVSGDVDFSTGHIDFIGDVIVNGNVLDGFHVKASGNITVRGTVEAAYVEAGKCIEVKNGIFGKEKGKIVARCDVVSTFLQNANVEAGRDVIAGNQILNSIVHAGARVQVQTGKGIIIGGETLAGHCIYACVIGGEYGVRTLVEAGMSFAVFKKITLLEDKKKILISHRERLEHFFQANKPSPSLSAEEKKLLEAAQKKRDQLSAAINQLKDELRELSRQLYPTNRPEIECVKTVMPDVIVKMRDRRYKIKSPIHNCLISYDEENDKIQIASR